One segment of Sesamum indicum cultivar Zhongzhi No. 13 linkage group LG4, S_indicum_v1.0, whole genome shotgun sequence DNA contains the following:
- the LOC105160141 gene encoding 2-hydroxyisoflavanone dehydratase-like, with product MVSPTKIEVLTDLSPFIKVYTERLLGTPHVPPSPEDPTTGVASKDTTITPNVSARLYLPKLSNPTQKLPILVYYHGGGFCVDSAFSCQYHRYMNLLSSKSGALVVSVEYRLAPEYLLPAAYEDSWDALKWVCSHVLDHTHFEKDQWITNHADFNRVFIGGDSAGGNVTHNIAMHAGSESLPGNVKILGAVLSYPHFWGSNPIGDEPTEDMEQHIAYRLSLFVYPSAPGGIDNPSINPLADGAPSLSRLGCSKIIVKLAEKDDFTSRGLAYAEEVKSSGWKGDVEVVVVEGEGHCFHILDPETEKAKNLIKRLASFISQ from the coding sequence ATGGTTTCGCCAACCAAAATAGAGGTCCTCACCGACCTCTCTCCCTTCATCAAGGTCTACACAGAGCGCCTCCTCGGCACGCCACACGTTCCTCCGTCGCCGGAAGACCCTACCACCGGCGTCGCCTCTAAAGATACCACCATAACGCCCAATGTGTCCGCCAGACTCTACCTCCCGAAACTCAGCAACCCCACGCAAAAGCTCCCCATCTTAGTCTACTACCATGGCGGCGGATTCTGCGTCGATTCCGCCTTCTCTTGCCAATACCACCGCTACATGAACCTTCTGTCCTCCAAATCCGGGGCTCTGGTTGTCTCCGTCGAGTATCGCCTCGCTCCCGAGTACCTCCTCCCTGCGGCGTACGAAGATTCTTGGGACGCCCTCAAATGGGTTTGTTCCCACGTTCTTGACCATACCCATTTCGAGAAAGATCAGTGGATCACCAACCACGCCGATTTTAACCGGGTTTTCATCGGCGGCGACAGCGCCGGCGGGAATGTCACCCACAACATCGCTATGCATGCCGGGTCAGAGTCTTTACCCGGAAACGTGAAAATCCTGGGTGCAGTTCTTTCATATCCCCACTTCTGGGGCTCTAATCCCATTGGAGACGAACCAACAGAAGATATGGAGCAGCATATAGCTTACAGGCTGTCGTTATTCGTATACCCGTCTGCTCCTGGTGGGATTGATAACCCGTCCATTAATCCACTGGCCGATGGAGCTCCGAGCTTATCCCGCTTGGGATGCTCCAAGATTATAGTTAAGTTGGCAGAGAAGGATGACTTTACGTCGAGGGGTTTAGCTTACGCAGAGGAAGTCAAGAGCAGTGGGTGGAAAGGTGAcgtggaggtggtggtgg